A genomic stretch from Actinomadura rubteroloni includes:
- a CDS encoding Rieske 2Fe-2S domain-containing protein: MNRRASNIFRRVARPSRGARPTDVAESMERAERLDPVVEAVQSVARRVLPAGPLRDLLNGVPFGHPAHAPMTDLPIGCWLSAGVLDLLPGNRRAAGTLVAAGLAGAVPTALAGLADWSSLHREQQRTGLVHAFGTSTATVLYAASLVARLRGRDAVGRALGFAGLTAVLGGAYLGGHLAYRQAAGVSHADPVQHLVPLGWHDLCSLDDLPPGAPVSRRLGYISLFVLRIHDDIHVLTDRCSHLGGPLHQGRIVYDRDDELCVVCPWHGSTFRVDDGAVVHGPATGRQPAFETRVLDNGVVQVRPLP; this comes from the coding sequence ATGAACCGACGGGCGAGCAACATCTTCCGGCGGGTCGCCCGGCCGAGCCGGGGGGCGCGGCCGACCGACGTCGCCGAGAGCATGGAGCGCGCGGAGCGGCTCGACCCGGTGGTCGAGGCGGTCCAGTCCGTCGCGCGGCGGGTGCTGCCGGCCGGGCCGCTGCGGGATCTGCTGAACGGGGTGCCGTTCGGACATCCGGCGCACGCGCCGATGACGGACCTGCCGATCGGGTGCTGGCTGTCGGCGGGCGTGCTCGACCTGCTGCCCGGCAACCGGCGGGCGGCCGGGACGCTCGTCGCCGCCGGGCTCGCCGGGGCGGTCCCGACCGCGCTCGCGGGACTCGCCGACTGGTCGTCGCTGCACCGCGAGCAGCAGCGGACGGGGCTCGTCCACGCGTTCGGGACGTCCACCGCGACCGTGCTGTACGCGGCGTCGCTCGTCGCGCGGCTGCGCGGCCGGGACGCCGTCGGACGGGCGCTCGGGTTCGCCGGGCTCACGGCCGTGCTCGGCGGCGCCTACCTCGGCGGCCATCTGGCGTACCGGCAGGCGGCGGGCGTCAGCCACGCCGACCCGGTGCAGCATCTCGTGCCGCTCGGCTGGCACGACCTGTGCTCGCTGGACGACCTGCCGCCCGGGGCGCCGGTGTCGCGGCGGCTCGGCTACATCTCGCTGTTCGTGCTGCGCATCCACGACGACATCCACGTCCTCACCGACCGGTGCAGCCACCTCGGCGGGCCGCTGCACCAGGGCCGCATCGTGTACGACCGGGACGACGAGCTGTGCGTCGTCTGCCCGTGGCACGGCAGCACGTTCCGGGTGGACGACGGCGCGGTCGTGCACGGTCCCGCGACCGGACGGCAGCCCGCGTTCGAGACCCGCGTGCTGGACAATGGCGTCGTGCAGGTCCGCCCGCTGCCCTAG
- a CDS encoding sulfite exporter TauE/SafE family protein, with translation MDVLDAVAVFAAGIAAGGINTVVGSGSLITFPTLVALGFPPVVANVSNNIGLVPGSVTGAYGYRRELRGQRDRLLRLGSASLLGALIGGTLLLALPAGAFQVIVPALIVVALVLVVVQPRLQKWLVARRDGAPLHGGPWLWASILLAGVYGGYFGAAQGIILIAVLGIALDDEIQRVNAAKNVLSAVVNGSAAVLFTGLWLFSDTRIDWLAVLLIALGATLGGLLGARVGRRIPPPLLRAVIVVVGLAALAKFLL, from the coding sequence GTGGACGTGCTGGACGCGGTCGCGGTCTTCGCGGCGGGCATCGCCGCCGGGGGCATCAACACCGTCGTCGGCTCCGGCTCGCTGATCACCTTCCCGACGCTCGTCGCGCTCGGCTTTCCGCCCGTCGTCGCGAACGTCTCCAACAACATCGGGCTCGTGCCCGGCTCGGTGACCGGCGCGTACGGGTACCGGCGCGAGCTGCGCGGCCAGCGGGACCGGCTGCTGCGGCTCGGCTCGGCGTCCCTGCTCGGCGCGCTCATCGGCGGGACGCTGCTGCTCGCGCTGCCCGCCGGGGCGTTCCAGGTCATCGTTCCGGCGCTGATCGTGGTCGCGCTCGTGCTCGTGGTCGTCCAGCCCCGGCTCCAGAAGTGGCTCGTCGCCCGCCGGGACGGGGCGCCCCTGCACGGCGGCCCCTGGCTGTGGGCGTCGATCCTGCTCGCGGGCGTCTACGGCGGCTACTTCGGCGCCGCGCAGGGCATCATCCTCATCGCCGTGCTCGGCATCGCGCTGGACGACGAGATCCAGCGCGTCAACGCGGCGAAGAACGTCCTGTCGGCGGTGGTGAACGGGTCGGCGGCCGTCCTGTTCACCGGCCTGTGGCTGTTCTCCGACACGCGCATCGACTGGCTCGCCGTGCTGCTCATCGCGCTCGGCGCGACGCTCGGCGGCCTGCTCGGCGCACGCGTCGGCCGCCGCATCCCGCCGCCGCTGCTCCGCGCGGTGATCGTCGTCGTCGGGCTCGCGGCGCTCGCGAAGTTCCTGCTCTAG
- a CDS encoding SPFH domain-containing protein yields MLLALIVLAVACPVLYLAAAVRVVPEAAADVVERLGRHHRTLAPGARLVFAPFDRVRARVDLRERVLPFPARPIATAENLLVHVETVVRYEVADARAATYAVAELHSAISEVVVTALRAAVGTRELEQVAPSRAVIGDEVLAALEGPAGRWGLRLRAVELKAVDPPAGLRDAIEDEARAEHEKRARILRAEGERQAAILAADGDRTATALRAGGVVPG; encoded by the coding sequence GTGCTCCTCGCGCTGATCGTCCTCGCCGTCGCGTGCCCCGTCCTCTACCTCGCCGCGGCGGTCCGGGTCGTGCCGGAGGCCGCGGCGGACGTCGTCGAGCGCCTCGGCCGCCACCACCGCACGCTCGCGCCGGGCGCCCGGCTGGTGTTCGCGCCGTTCGACCGGGTGCGGGCCCGCGTCGACCTGCGCGAACGCGTGCTGCCGTTCCCGGCCCGTCCGATCGCGACGGCGGAGAACCTGCTCGTCCACGTCGAGACGGTCGTCCGGTACGAGGTCGCCGACGCGCGGGCCGCGACCTACGCCGTCGCCGAACTGCACAGCGCGATCAGCGAGGTCGTCGTGACGGCGCTGCGCGCGGCGGTCGGGACGCGCGAGCTGGAGCAGGTCGCGCCGTCCCGCGCCGTCATCGGCGACGAGGTGCTCGCCGCGCTCGAAGGCCCCGCCGGACGCTGGGGCCTGCGGCTGCGCGCGGTCGAGCTGAAGGCCGTCGACCCGCCCGCCGGGCTCCGCGACGCCATCGAGGACGAGGCGCGCGCCGAGCACGAGAAGCGGGCCCGGATCCTGCGCGCCGAGGGCGAGCGGCAGGCCGCCATCCTCGCCGCCGACGGCGACCGGACCGCGACGGCCCTGCGGGCGGGCGGCGTCGTCCCGGGGTGA